A stretch of Caldanaerobius polysaccharolyticus DSM 13641 DNA encodes these proteins:
- a CDS encoding bis-aminopropyl spermidine synthase family protein, whose translation MQHIAQKVKERTGVNTTVRDIENIMSALCCTGDFYELIRLSNEPFVVVVETLEVLIDEKLVELTDRGYLAISQRGREFVKNHNIKPISDHICSNCGGRGIQLGDFKSLLLKFKEITCGRPVPVAEYDQGYVTEETAVARIALMADRGDLDGKDIIILGDDDLVSIAAALSGLPARVTVLEVDERIVRFIDDVALKYNLPIETRIYDLSKKLPDEYVGKFDTFITDPPDTLEALKLFVKRGIASLKGVRCAGYFGVTSAEASFNKWYELQAALLAECHVVITDIIHNFNHYMNWDYLPENFKGRLPFLKQRPSNIWYCSSMYRVETVGIPDTANDDVSDTRQLYVDRESIV comes from the coding sequence ATGCAGCATATAGCGCAAAAAGTTAAAGAGCGTACAGGTGTAAATACCACGGTCAGGGACATTGAGAATATTATGTCGGCCTTGTGTTGCACAGGTGATTTTTATGAGCTAATTCGCCTGTCTAATGAACCTTTTGTTGTGGTTGTGGAGACGTTAGAGGTGCTTATAGATGAAAAGCTCGTGGAGTTAACTGATAGGGGCTATTTGGCGATTAGCCAGCGAGGCAGGGAATTTGTGAAAAACCATAACATAAAGCCGATAAGTGATCATATATGTTCTAATTGCGGTGGCAGAGGAATACAATTGGGCGATTTTAAGTCGCTGCTTCTAAAGTTTAAAGAGATAACCTGCGGAAGGCCGGTACCGGTGGCGGAGTACGACCAGGGGTATGTTACGGAAGAAACCGCTGTGGCGAGAATAGCCTTGATGGCCGATAGAGGTGACCTCGATGGCAAGGATATAATAATTTTAGGAGATGATGACCTCGTCAGCATAGCTGCTGCGCTGTCCGGGTTACCGGCTCGCGTTACTGTGTTGGAAGTGGATGAGAGGATAGTAAGGTTTATAGACGATGTGGCCTTAAAATACAATCTCCCTATAGAGACGAGAATATACGATTTGAGCAAAAAATTACCTGATGAATACGTGGGCAAATTTGATACCTTTATTACCGATCCTCCGGATACGTTGGAGGCTTTAAAGCTTTTTGTTAAGCGAGGTATTGCTTCTTTAAAGGGCGTAAGGTGTGCCGGTTATTTTGGTGTAACTTCAGCAGAAGCTTCTTTTAACAAATGGTATGAGCTTCAGGCGGCATTGCTCGCTGAGTGCCATGTGGTTATAACCGACATTATCCATAATTTTAATCATTATATGAACTGGGATTATTTACCTGAGAATTTTAAAGGCCGTTTACCTTTTTTGAAGCAAAGGCCTTCTAATATATGGTACTGTTCAAGTATGTACAGGGTAGAAACGGTGGGGATTCCTGATACCGCCAATGACGATGTCAGCGATACCCGCCAGTTGTATGTGGACAGAGAGTCTATAGTTTAA
- the hisC gene encoding histidinol-phosphate transaminase, with amino-acid sequence MIRDLVRRDVVNLKNYQVHMQQCRYKMDANESPFDLSEDMYEKMADIVKKSRPNIYPDPMATRLREAISEYAGVPADRIMVGNGSDDLIHGLMNSFVEKDDCVIYPEPSFSMYRIYTLIAGARPVGIPLGDEFQYDTDEFMRAVYRYSPKVVFLCTPNNPTGNTIAREDIVKVLDCVKGLLVVDEAYFEFCGNSVVELTEKYPNLVVLRTFSKAMGLAGLRVGYMISSQEVIGEMYKTKSPYNLNSLSQAIACEVLKSGSYKERVDYIVKERDRLYMRLKEIKGVKSYPSHANFILIKVADAEGVHRRLIEKGVLVRSFKGDPYLDDCLRVTVNTAEANDYFIEALKEIMSR; translated from the coding sequence ATGATAAGGGATTTGGTAAGGCGGGATGTGGTAAATTTAAAAAATTATCAGGTTCACATGCAACAGTGCAGGTACAAAATGGATGCTAACGAGTCCCCTTTTGATCTTTCTGAGGACATGTATGAAAAAATGGCAGATATTGTAAAGAAAAGCAGGCCAAACATATATCCTGATCCCATGGCCACACGGCTGAGAGAGGCTATATCAGAGTACGCTGGAGTTCCTGCTGATAGGATCATGGTGGGCAATGGTTCTGATGATCTGATTCACGGTTTGATGAATTCTTTTGTGGAAAAAGATGACTGTGTGATATACCCTGAGCCATCTTTCAGCATGTACCGTATATATACCCTGATAGCGGGAGCCAGGCCTGTTGGCATACCTTTGGGGGATGAGTTTCAGTATGATACAGATGAGTTTATGAGGGCCGTATACAGATACAGTCCTAAAGTGGTGTTTTTGTGCACCCCTAATAATCCCACAGGCAATACAATTGCTCGGGAAGATATAGTTAAGGTGCTGGACTGCGTCAAGGGGCTTTTGGTGGTGGATGAGGCGTATTTTGAATTCTGCGGTAACAGCGTTGTAGAACTCACGGAAAAGTATCCTAACCTGGTGGTATTGCGGACGTTCTCAAAAGCCATGGGACTGGCAGGACTTAGGGTAGGCTACATGATATCCAGCCAAGAGGTTATTGGTGAAATGTATAAAACCAAATCTCCCTATAACCTTAATTCCCTTTCGCAGGCTATAGCCTGTGAGGTTTTAAAGAGCGGCAGCTATAAGGAGAGGGTAGATTATATAGTGAAAGAAAGAGATAGGCTTTATATGCGATTAAAGGAGATTAAAGGGGTAAAATCGTATCCCAGCCATGCTAATTTTATCCTCATAAAGGTCGCTGATGCAGAGGGCGTGCACAGGCGACTTATTGAAAAAGGCGTATTGGTAAGGAGTTTTAAAGGTGATCCGTATCTTGATGATTGCCTGAGGGTTACCGTGAACACAGCGGAAGCCAACGACTACTTTATAGAGGCTTTAAAAGAGATTATGTCGCGATAA
- the galT gene encoding galactose-1-phosphate uridylyltransferase, with product MAELRWNPLLGDWVMIASHRQERPQMPKDWCPFCPGSGRVPDGYDVLEYDNDFPALMQNPPAPDDVETSLYKVSPAYGKCEVILYSPNHTITLPELEVEHIKKLVDLWSERFTALKRDERIKYIFIFENRGEVVGVTMPHPHGQIYGYSWVPLKIKRELELSRRHYEDTGQCLICRITEEEYDFKKRIIMENDHFVTYLPFFTEYPYGVFISAKRHVGTIDEFTPEERQAFAEILKYTTGTLDALFDYKFPYMMCMHQLPVNGEEDFSDCYHFHVEFYPPMRSRDKQKFNASSETGAWAPCNTTSPEEKAEELRRAYEKFKEKMGRVSR from the coding sequence ATGGCTGAACTTCGCTGGAACCCATTACTGGGGGATTGGGTGATGATCGCATCTCACAGGCAGGAAAGGCCTCAGATGCCCAAAGATTGGTGTCCTTTTTGTCCAGGCTCTGGCAGGGTACCTGATGGCTACGACGTGTTGGAGTATGACAATGATTTTCCTGCTCTTATGCAAAATCCCCCTGCGCCTGACGACGTGGAAACGTCACTGTATAAAGTATCGCCTGCGTATGGCAAGTGCGAGGTGATCCTCTATTCACCTAATCATACCATAACCCTTCCCGAGCTGGAAGTGGAGCATATCAAAAAATTGGTTGATCTCTGGAGTGAGCGATTCACCGCGTTGAAGCGCGACGAGCGCATTAAGTATATATTTATTTTCGAGAACCGAGGTGAAGTCGTGGGCGTGACAATGCCCCATCCCCATGGCCAGATATACGGCTATTCTTGGGTACCTCTCAAGATAAAGCGCGAACTTGAGTTATCTCGCAGGCATTACGAGGATACAGGCCAGTGCCTGATATGCAGGATTACCGAGGAAGAATACGATTTTAAAAAGAGGATAATAATGGAGAACGATCATTTTGTAACGTATCTTCCCTTTTTTACCGAATATCCCTACGGCGTGTTTATATCGGCAAAGCGACATGTGGGGACAATAGATGAGTTTACACCTGAAGAGAGACAAGCATTTGCAGAGATTTTAAAGTATACTACGGGCACATTGGATGCGCTATTTGATTATAAATTCCCATACATGATGTGCATGCATCAGCTTCCTGTTAACGGTGAGGAGGATTTTTCGGATTGTTACCATTTTCACGTGGAGTTTTATCCGCCCATGAGGTCTAGAGATAAGCAAAAGTTCAACGCTTCCAGTGAGACAGGAGCCTGGGCGCCGTGTAATACCACATCACCTGAGGAGAAAGCTGAGGAGCTTAGAAGGGCTTACGAGAAGTTTAAAGAGAAAATGGGGAGGGTATCGCGATGA
- a CDS encoding N-acetylmuramoyl-L-alanine amidase family protein: MFIRYRTITTAAIIFFTLCILPLSQLLHAQHVSAWLQPLAGKVIVIDPGHGGIDGGCSRGSVLEKNINLSVALILRDKLKKEGAQVYMTRDNDTALDHLNNKSPYRHKRDLIARTDIINQRKPDIFLSLHVNSGSASSRGAIVFYSSKNPDSANLAKSIQNYLNELTGYIHTPQEGDFFLLRNAEVPGVLIEMGFISNPQEVTMLQDKTYQSKLAESIDSGVVYYFLRLITFYTF, encoded by the coding sequence ATGTTCATACGCTACCGAACCATAACCACAGCAGCGATAATTTTCTTCACGCTGTGCATCCTTCCTTTATCTCAATTGCTCCACGCGCAACACGTCTCGGCCTGGCTACAGCCTTTAGCGGGAAAGGTCATAGTAATAGACCCTGGCCACGGCGGAATAGATGGAGGGTGCAGCAGGGGAAGTGTCCTTGAAAAAAACATAAACCTATCTGTGGCACTGATTCTCCGAGATAAGCTCAAAAAAGAAGGTGCACAAGTGTACATGACAAGGGATAATGATACAGCCTTGGACCACTTAAATAACAAAAGCCCTTACAGGCACAAAAGGGATCTCATAGCAAGAACTGACATCATCAATCAGCGCAAGCCCGATATTTTCTTAAGCCTTCACGTAAATTCCGGCAGCGCCAGCAGCCGCGGCGCCATCGTCTTTTACTCCAGCAAAAACCCTGACAGCGCAAACCTCGCAAAATCCATACAGAATTACTTAAATGAGCTAACAGGATATATTCACACCCCTCAAGAGGGCGATTTTTTCCTCCTGCGAAACGCTGAAGTTCCCGGCGTACTGATTGAGATGGGCTTTATATCAAATCCCCAAGAAGTCACTATGTTACAGGACAAAACATATCAATCAAAGCTGGCAGAAAGTATTGATTCAGGGGTAGTTTACTATTTCCTTCGGTTAATCACTTTTTATACCTTCTAG
- the hisIE gene encoding bifunctional phosphoribosyl-AMP cyclohydrolase/phosphoribosyl-ATP diphosphatase HisIE produces MGINLDELKFDENGLIPAVIQDVYTKEVLMLAYMNKESIELTIKTGKVNFYSRSRKTLWLKGETSGNYLNLKRLEYDCDADALLVEVIPEGPVCHTGNKSCFYRTMYKSEDAPEGVGIIKKLSERIADRKKHPVDGSYTNYLLDKGIDKILKKVGEECAETIIAAKNNSPEEITYEVSDLVYHLLVMLAERGVDVNRIYDELARRYKK; encoded by the coding sequence ATGGGAATTAATTTGGATGAATTAAAGTTTGATGAAAACGGACTTATACCTGCTGTGATACAGGATGTATACACCAAAGAGGTATTGATGCTGGCTTATATGAATAAAGAGAGCATTGAATTGACGATAAAAACTGGAAAGGTTAATTTTTACAGCAGAAGCAGAAAGACCTTGTGGCTTAAAGGGGAGACATCGGGGAATTACCTCAATTTGAAGCGATTGGAGTACGATTGCGATGCTGACGCGCTTCTTGTAGAAGTAATTCCCGAGGGGCCTGTGTGTCACACAGGCAATAAGAGCTGCTTTTACAGAACTATGTATAAATCGGAGGATGCCCCTGAAGGCGTGGGTATAATTAAAAAATTGTCCGAGAGAATTGCAGATAGAAAAAAGCACCCTGTAGATGGTTCATATACCAATTACCTTTTGGATAAGGGCATAGACAAGATACTGAAAAAGGTAGGAGAAGAATGCGCAGAAACCATTATAGCAGCAAAAAACAATTCTCCTGAGGAAATAACTTATGAGGTATCCGACCTGGTGTATCATCTGCTGGTGATGCTGGCAGAGAGGGGTGTTGACGTAAATCGGATATACGACGAGTTGGCTAGAAGGTATAAAAAGTGA
- the galE gene encoding UDP-glucose 4-epimerase GalE, with the protein MILVTGGAGYIGSHMVYLLSQKGFDVVVLDNLEKGHRAAVMGAKFYQGDLRDKELLDRIFAENDVEAVIHFAAASLVGESMENPLKYYFNNVYGTMCLVEAMIKHGVKKLVFSSTAAVYGEPKNIPIMEEDPTVPTNPYGETKLAIEKMLKWADMAYGLKYVSLRYFNVAGAHCDGVIGEDHQPETHLIPIVLQVALGKRDKVVIYGDDYDTPDGTCIRDYIHVLDLCEAHLLALKYIQQKGKSDVFNLGNGMGFSVKEVIDKAQKVVGRNIRYEVGKRRPGDPSILVASDKKAKEVLNWEPKYSSLETIIDTAWKWHSAHPDGYDVDKP; encoded by the coding sequence ATGATACTGGTTACAGGAGGAGCAGGTTACATAGGAAGCCATATGGTCTACCTGCTTTCGCAAAAAGGGTTTGACGTCGTCGTATTGGATAATCTTGAGAAAGGTCACAGGGCGGCGGTAATGGGAGCGAAATTTTACCAAGGGGATTTGAGGGACAAAGAACTTTTGGATAGGATCTTTGCGGAAAATGACGTGGAAGCCGTTATCCATTTTGCCGCTGCTTCCCTGGTAGGGGAAAGCATGGAAAATCCCCTTAAATACTATTTCAACAACGTATATGGGACCATGTGCCTGGTCGAGGCCATGATAAAGCATGGTGTAAAGAAATTGGTCTTTTCTTCAACAGCCGCGGTATACGGAGAGCCTAAGAATATCCCTATAATGGAGGAAGATCCCACAGTTCCTACCAATCCTTACGGTGAGACAAAGCTCGCCATAGAGAAAATGTTGAAATGGGCTGATATGGCCTATGGGTTGAAGTACGTGTCCCTTCGCTATTTTAATGTGGCTGGCGCTCATTGCGATGGCGTTATAGGCGAGGATCATCAGCCAGAGACTCATCTTATACCTATTGTGCTTCAGGTGGCGCTGGGCAAAAGGGATAAGGTGGTGATTTACGGTGACGACTACGATACCCCTGATGGCACATGTATAAGGGATTACATCCACGTCCTGGACCTGTGTGAAGCACACTTGCTGGCTTTGAAATACATTCAACAAAAAGGCAAAAGCGATGTGTTTAATCTCGGAAACGGTATGGGATTTTCTGTAAAGGAAGTGATAGATAAAGCCCAAAAGGTTGTGGGCAGGAATATTCGCTATGAGGTAGGTAAAAGGCGTCCAGGAGATCCGTCAATTCTCGTCGCTTCTGATAAAAAAGCCAAAGAGGTTTTGAATTGGGAGCCAAAGTACAGCTCACTGGAGACAATAATTGACACGGCGTGGAAATGGCACTCGGCTCATCCCGATGGATACGATGTTGATAAACCTTGA
- the hisA gene encoding 1-(5-phosphoribosyl)-5-[(5-phosphoribosylamino)methylideneamino]imidazole-4-carboxamide isomerase: MIIFPAIDILGGKCVRLTRGDYASPEVYYDSPEQVSDLWKSKGAQYLHVVDLDGAKQGFPVNKAIVQNIVSKGIKVQVGGGIRRAEYIEEFMDMGVFRVVLGTSALEDRSLLEYAVNRYGDRVAVGIDSKDRQVSIKGWLETTEVRDVDFARTVKEMGVKTVVFTDISKDGTLKGPNFSAIEEIKRIGLDVVASGGISALEDVIKLKEMGIYGAIIGKALYTGDIDLSQALEVTLC; encoded by the coding sequence ATGATAATTTTTCCGGCGATAGACATACTGGGCGGTAAATGTGTCAGGCTTACTCGTGGCGACTATGCCAGCCCTGAGGTCTATTATGATAGCCCTGAACAAGTGTCAGACCTGTGGAAAAGCAAAGGGGCCCAATACCTGCATGTAGTGGATTTGGACGGAGCAAAACAGGGCTTTCCTGTTAACAAGGCTATCGTCCAAAACATCGTGAGCAAGGGGATAAAGGTCCAAGTGGGGGGCGGCATAAGAAGAGCAGAATATATAGAGGAATTTATGGATATGGGGGTTTTTAGAGTCGTCCTGGGGACTTCTGCACTGGAGGATAGGTCTCTTTTAGAGTACGCCGTAAATAGGTATGGCGATAGGGTAGCTGTGGGAATTGACTCCAAGGATCGCCAAGTGTCCATTAAGGGGTGGCTTGAGACCACAGAGGTCAGAGATGTGGATTTTGCTAGGACAGTAAAAGAGATGGGCGTAAAGACGGTGGTATTTACGGATATATCAAAAGATGGAACGTTAAAAGGGCCTAATTTCTCAGCTATCGAGGAGATAAAAAGGATTGGCCTGGACGTTGTAGCCTCAGGGGGGATATCTGCGCTAGAGGATGTGATAAAGCTTAAAGAGATGGGAATTTACGGGGCGATTATAGGCAAAGCGCTTTATACAGGTGATATTGACTTGAGCCAGGCGCTGGAGGTGACTTTATGCTGA
- a CDS encoding galactokinase, producing the protein MNFLLKEFYDVFTDNGREVRAFFSPGRVNLIGEHTDYNGGYVFPVGLNVGTTVLIRKRDDKKVLLYATDIKKVVEASLDDLESYKDIEWGNYQLGVIHELLKAGYNVGGCEMLFCDTVPHGAGLSSSAAIECATGIAVYSMFNDKPIDKVELAFIGQRAENKYIGVNCGIMDQFASSMARKDHGLFLNTMTMEYKYVPLNLGDYRILISNTNKKRGLADSKYNERRSQCEEGLQALKKALDVKCLGEVSVEEFEKHKYLIEDDIVRKRVEHVVYEDERVLSSIDVLEKGDLKSFGRLMTQSHESLRDLYEVTGVELDTLVEEALKIEGVLGSRMTGAGFGGCTVTIIHRANIEEFKTKVGENYTRKTGLKADFYVFEVGDGVREINL; encoded by the coding sequence ATGAATTTTCTTTTAAAGGAGTTTTACGATGTTTTCACTGACAACGGCAGAGAAGTCAGGGCGTTTTTTTCGCCAGGGAGGGTAAACCTTATAGGCGAGCATACCGATTACAACGGGGGATATGTGTTCCCTGTGGGATTGAACGTGGGAACTACTGTGTTGATAAGAAAAAGGGATGATAAAAAGGTTTTACTTTATGCCACCGACATTAAAAAAGTGGTAGAGGCGAGCCTGGATGACTTAGAGAGTTATAAGGATATTGAGTGGGGCAATTATCAGCTGGGAGTAATCCACGAGCTTTTAAAAGCCGGATACAATGTGGGCGGCTGTGAAATGCTGTTTTGCGATACGGTGCCCCATGGCGCGGGACTTTCTTCTTCTGCGGCCATTGAGTGCGCCACGGGGATTGCAGTATACAGTATGTTTAACGATAAACCTATAGATAAGGTGGAACTGGCCTTTATAGGGCAAAGGGCTGAAAATAAGTACATAGGCGTTAATTGCGGTATCATGGATCAGTTTGCATCAAGTATGGCCAGGAAAGACCATGGGTTATTTCTCAATACCATGACAATGGAGTATAAGTATGTGCCTTTAAACCTCGGCGACTACAGGATACTTATATCCAACACCAATAAAAAGAGAGGGCTTGCGGATTCAAAGTACAATGAAAGGAGAAGCCAGTGTGAAGAAGGATTGCAGGCTCTTAAAAAGGCGCTTGACGTAAAGTGCCTGGGTGAGGTGAGCGTAGAGGAATTTGAAAAGCATAAGTATCTCATTGAGGACGATATCGTCAGAAAAAGGGTTGAGCACGTGGTTTACGAAGATGAGAGGGTCTTAAGTTCTATTGATGTGCTGGAGAAAGGCGACCTTAAGTCATTTGGCAGGCTGATGACGCAGTCCCATGAGTCCCTTAGAGATTTGTATGAGGTTACGGGCGTTGAGCTGGATACTTTGGTGGAGGAAGCTTTGAAGATCGAGGGAGTGCTGGGGTCCAGGATGACCGGCGCTGGTTTTGGCGGGTGCACTGTTACGATAATACATAGAGCTAATATCGAAGAATTTAAGACAAAGGTTGGAGAAAACTATACCAGGAAGACGGGACTTAAAGCCGATTTCTACGTGTTTGAAGTAGGGGATGGAGTGCGGGAGATTAATTTATAA
- the hisB gene encoding imidazoleglycerol-phosphate dehydratase HisB yields the protein MRKATFARKTLETEVKVELNLDGKGIADVSTGIGFFDHMLTLLSKHGLIDLKIIAKGDLHVDCHHTVEDVGIAMGKALNMALGDKVGIVRYGSFYLPMDETLVRVVLDISGRPFLFFNVPFGSQRLGDLDSEMVEEFMRAFAYNSAITLHMDLIRGTNSHHIAEACFKGLGRALREAVSMDARETGLPSTKGVL from the coding sequence ATGAGAAAAGCCACATTTGCCAGAAAGACTTTGGAGACAGAAGTGAAAGTAGAGTTGAATTTAGATGGAAAGGGTATAGCTGATGTATCTACGGGGATTGGCTTTTTCGATCATATGCTTACATTGCTTTCAAAACACGGCCTTATAGACCTCAAAATAATTGCCAAAGGCGATCTTCACGTGGACTGCCATCATACAGTGGAAGATGTGGGGATAGCTATGGGAAAGGCTTTGAACATGGCACTGGGAGATAAAGTGGGCATTGTGAGATATGGTAGCTTTTACCTGCCTATGGATGAGACCCTGGTCAGGGTGGTACTGGATATAAGCGGCAGGCCGTTTTTGTTCTTCAATGTCCCTTTTGGTTCGCAGAGGTTAGGGGATTTGGATTCCGAGATGGTAGAGGAGTTCATGAGGGCATTTGCTTATAATTCGGCCATTACCTTGCATATGGACCTTATACGGGGAACCAACAGCCACCATATTGCAGAGGCGTGCTTTAAGGGATTGGGCAGGGCTTTGAGAGAGGCTGTATCCATGGATGCCAGGGAAACGGGTTTGCCGTCGACTAAAGGGGTGCTGTAA
- the hisF gene encoding imidazole glycerol phosphate synthase subunit HisF — MLTKRIVPCLDIKGGRVVKGVNFVNLKDAGDPVEIARAYNQEGADELVFLDITASYEKRGIMIDVVRRTSEEVFIPLTVGGGIKSLEDFREILKSGADKVSINSAAVKDPSLIKEAARKFGSQCVVVAIDAKKVGNDRWNVYIEGGRIDTGLDATQWAKKAQDLGAGEILLTSMDADGTKSGYDLSLTRAVAEEVDIPVIASGGAGNKEHFYEVLTQGKADAALAASLFHYGQLSIKELKEYLRAQGVLVRL, encoded by the coding sequence ATGCTGACAAAGCGCATAGTACCGTGTCTGGATATAAAAGGGGGAAGGGTGGTAAAGGGGGTCAACTTTGTAAATCTTAAAGACGCGGGAGATCCTGTGGAAATAGCCAGGGCTTATAATCAAGAAGGGGCTGATGAGCTGGTTTTTCTGGATATAACTGCATCCTATGAGAAGAGGGGCATAATGATAGATGTGGTCAGGAGGACTTCGGAGGAGGTCTTTATTCCGCTGACGGTAGGCGGAGGCATAAAGTCTTTGGAGGACTTCAGGGAGATATTAAAAAGCGGCGCTGATAAGGTTTCTATAAACTCCGCGGCAGTAAAAGATCCCAGCCTTATTAAAGAGGCTGCGAGGAAATTTGGCAGCCAATGTGTGGTGGTAGCTATAGACGCAAAAAAGGTTGGAAATGATAGGTGGAATGTTTACATAGAAGGGGGTAGGATAGATACAGGACTGGATGCAACCCAGTGGGCTAAAAAAGCGCAGGATCTGGGGGCTGGGGAAATACTGCTGACCAGCATGGATGCCGATGGCACCAAAAGCGGATATGATTTGTCGCTGACAAGGGCTGTAGCCGAGGAAGTAGATATTCCCGTTATAGCATCAGGGGGTGCGGGCAACAAAGAACATTTTTATGAGGTGCTAACCCAAGGAAAAGCTGATGCAGCATTGGCGGCATCACTATTTCACTACGGCCAGTTGTCTATAAAAGAGCTTAAGGAGTATTTGAGGGCACAGGGCGTTTTGGTCAGGCTATAG
- the queD gene encoding 6-carboxytetrahydropterin synthase QueD, giving the protein MKVTKVFEFDSAHNLLNYHGKCERLHGHTYRLEVTVSGVPDDDGIVVDFNLLKSTVNECIIEKLDHQYLNELFDFNTTCENMLLWMWKQLYKRLKSERFQLYQLTLWETPTSYATLTKEDMDDVEG; this is encoded by the coding sequence GTGAAGGTTACAAAAGTGTTTGAATTTGATAGCGCCCATAATCTCCTCAATTATCACGGCAAGTGCGAAAGGCTTCACGGGCATACTTATAGGCTGGAAGTGACGGTAAGCGGCGTACCGGACGATGACGGTATTGTGGTAGATTTTAACCTTTTAAAGTCTACGGTGAACGAATGCATTATTGAAAAGCTGGATCACCAGTACCTCAATGAGCTTTTTGATTTTAATACTACATGTGAAAATATGCTACTTTGGATGTGGAAGCAGTTATATAAAAGATTAAAGTCAGAAAGGTTTCAGCTCTATCAATTGACATTATGGGAGACCCCTACCAGTTATGCTACATTGACAAAAGAGGACATGGACGATGTTGAGGGTTAA
- a CDS encoding spore coat protein, whose protein sequence is MTDRDYMMGVLSDLKLEIDGLYHAVVESSNDDLRRDFTSVLNTCLVDHKKVFDALSQKGWYKVKQASSQDITDVKNTFKTAAII, encoded by the coding sequence ATGACTGATAGAGATTACATGATGGGAGTCTTGAGCGATTTAAAGCTCGAAATTGATGGTCTATACCATGCCGTGGTAGAATCTTCTAACGATGACCTCAGAAGGGATTTCACCTCGGTGCTCAACACCTGCTTAGTGGACCATAAAAAAGTATTTGATGCTTTGTCCCAGAAAGGCTGGTATAAAGTAAAACAGGCATCTTCACAAGACATCACTGATGTAAAAAATACCTTTAAAACCGCTGCAATTATATAG
- the hisH gene encoding imidazole glycerol phosphate synthase subunit HisH gives MIAIIDYGMGNLRSVQKAFEYIGCNAIITQNKSTIDDAAGLVLPGVGAFGDAMRALHAMDLVDAIVKNIQKGKPFLGICLGMQLVFQKSYEGGACQGLGILKGEIVEIPKKHKVPHMGWNSLNIKRQTNLLKGVNSGDYVYFVHSYYLKTDVEQQVCASVEYGVEIPAVVALDNVYACQFHPEKSGDVGLKIVKNFGEMVV, from the coding sequence ATGATAGCGATTATAGACTACGGCATGGGCAATCTGAGGAGCGTGCAGAAGGCGTTTGAGTATATAGGCTGCAATGCTATAATAACCCAGAATAAGTCCACCATTGACGATGCAGCTGGCCTGGTGCTGCCAGGAGTAGGAGCTTTTGGAGATGCCATGAGAGCGCTGCATGCCATGGACTTGGTGGACGCTATAGTAAAAAACATACAGAAGGGCAAGCCGTTTCTGGGCATATGCCTGGGTATGCAGCTGGTATTCCAAAAAAGCTATGAAGGAGGGGCCTGCCAGGGATTGGGCATATTAAAAGGTGAGATAGTGGAAATACCAAAAAAGCACAAAGTGCCGCACATGGGGTGGAACTCGCTAAATATAAAGCGACAGACAAACCTCTTAAAAGGCGTAAATAGCGGCGACTACGTGTATTTTGTGCACTCCTATTACCTTAAAACCGATGTGGAGCAACAGGTATGCGCCAGCGTGGAATACGGCGTGGAAATCCCGGCAGTGGTGGCACTGGATAACGTATATGCCTGCCAGTTTCATCCAGAAAAAAGCGGTGATGTAGGACTCAAGATCGTAAAGAATTTCGGGGAGATGGTGGTATGA